A part of Olleya sp. Bg11-27 genomic DNA contains:
- a CDS encoding vWA domain-containing protein, whose amino-acid sequence MKNKINNRKGFVFKPYEAPSQSPFEKLFDIFKELITHTSGDFDEAIDWLRELDKEYKLTTPEYSIDDFVEDLKAKGYIREEIKPDGKKGNAITAKTERAIRQSALDQIFGNIKRSGSGNHKSKGIGIGDEHTGDFRNYQFGDGLDKVSMTESLRNAQINHGISDFNLTEDDLVVEETTHKSQMSTVLMIDISHSMILYGEDRITPAKKVAMALAELITTRYPKDTLDILVFGNDAWPIKIKDLPYLNVGPYHTNTVAGLKLAMDLLRRKRNTNKQIFMITDGKPSCLRLPDGTYYKDSNGLNPYITNKCYAQAQQARKLHIPITTFMIAQDPYLMQFVEEFTHANQGKAFYTGLKGLGEMIFEDYETNRKKRIKG is encoded by the coding sequence ATGAAAAACAAAATTAATAACAGAAAAGGCTTTGTGTTTAAACCATATGAAGCCCCTTCACAATCCCCTTTCGAGAAGCTTTTTGATATATTTAAAGAGTTGATTACTCATACTTCTGGAGATTTTGACGAAGCTATAGATTGGCTTCGTGAATTAGATAAAGAATACAAATTAACGACTCCAGAATATTCAATTGACGACTTTGTAGAAGACCTTAAAGCTAAAGGCTACATACGTGAAGAAATTAAACCAGACGGTAAAAAAGGTAACGCTATTACAGCAAAGACTGAGCGTGCTATTAGGCAATCTGCATTAGACCAAATCTTTGGAAATATAAAACGTAGCGGATCCGGAAACCACAAAAGTAAAGGTATAGGAATAGGAGATGAGCATACGGGCGATTTCAGAAATTATCAATTTGGTGATGGTTTGGATAAAGTCTCTATGACGGAAAGTCTAAGAAATGCACAAATTAATCACGGTATTAGTGATTTTAATTTAACGGAAGACGATTTGGTGGTCGAGGAAACCACACACAAATCACAAATGAGTACGGTGTTAATGATTGACATTAGTCATAGTATGATTTTGTATGGTGAAGATAGGATTACACCTGCCAAAAAAGTAGCGATGGCTTTAGCCGAATTAATTACAACTCGCTACCCAAAAGATACCTTAGATATTTTGGTTTTTGGTAACGATGCTTGGCCAATTAAAATTAAGGATTTACCCTATTTAAATGTTGGCCCTTATCATACCAATACGGTGGCTGGTTTAAAGTTAGCAATGGATTTATTACGTCGTAAGCGTAATACCAACAAGCAAATTTTTATGATAACCGATGGTAAACCAAGTTGCTTGCGTTTGCCTGACGGAACCTATTATAAGGATAGCAACGGTTTAAATCCATACATCACTAATAAATGCTACGCCCAAGCGCAACAAGCTAGAAAATTGCATATTCCGATCACTACATTTATGATTGCTCAAGATCCTTATCTAATGCAATTTGTTGAAGAATTTACGCATGCCAATCAAGGAAAAGCCTTTTATACAGGCTTGAAAGGATTAGGTGAAATGATTTTTGAAGATTACGAAACCAATAGGAAAAAGAGAATTAAAGGATAG